A DNA window from Streptomyces bacillaris contains the following coding sequences:
- a CDS encoding acylneuraminate cytidylyltransferase, which yields MTPTVLAVIPARGGSKGVPAKNLAEVGGIPLVARAVRAALGAPEVTDVVVTTDDGAIAQAARAAAVDLGAAHRLHCVERPAAIAGDTATSEAAVLHALDTYEAERAKRVDVVLLVQCTSPFVSRDDIDGVARAVVHEGADTAVTVATFHGFVWRDGHAVEEGTYGVNHDKSVRPRRQDRPQDYLETGAAYAMDAAGFRTHRHRFFGHTALVPTDPARVLEIDDPHDLARARALAPLLDPAPLPTRADVDAVVLDFDGTQTDDRVMVDSDGRETVAVHRGDGLGIAALRKAGVPLLILSTEQNPVVAARARKLQVPVLHGIDRKDEALKQWCDEQNIAPERVLYVGNDVNDLGCFALAGWPVAVGSAHDSVRAAARAVTTTPGGYGAIREIAAWLLGPTLTADITAPTVPTK from the coding sequence ATGACACCGACCGTCCTCGCCGTGATCCCCGCCCGCGGCGGATCCAAGGGCGTGCCCGCCAAGAACCTCGCCGAGGTCGGCGGCATCCCCCTGGTCGCCCGCGCGGTGCGCGCCGCACTCGGCGCCCCCGAGGTCACCGATGTCGTCGTCACCACCGACGACGGGGCCATCGCCCAGGCCGCCCGTGCCGCCGCCGTCGACCTCGGCGCCGCCCACCGGCTGCACTGCGTCGAGCGCCCCGCCGCCATCGCGGGCGACACCGCCACCAGCGAGGCGGCCGTGCTGCACGCCCTGGACACCTACGAGGCCGAGCGCGCCAAGCGTGTCGACGTGGTCCTCCTCGTCCAGTGCACCAGCCCCTTCGTCTCCCGCGACGACATCGACGGGGTGGCCCGGGCGGTCGTCCACGAGGGCGCCGACACGGCCGTCACCGTCGCCACGTTCCACGGCTTCGTCTGGCGCGACGGGCACGCGGTGGAGGAGGGCACGTACGGCGTCAACCACGACAAGTCCGTACGCCCCCGCCGCCAGGACCGCCCCCAGGACTACCTGGAGACCGGTGCCGCCTACGCGATGGACGCGGCGGGCTTCCGCACCCACCGCCACCGCTTCTTCGGCCACACCGCCCTGGTCCCCACCGACCCGGCCCGGGTGCTGGAGATCGACGACCCGCACGACCTGGCCCGCGCCCGCGCGCTCGCCCCGCTCCTGGACCCCGCCCCGCTGCCCACCCGGGCCGACGTGGACGCGGTCGTCCTGGACTTCGACGGAACCCAGACCGACGACCGGGTCATGGTCGACTCCGACGGCCGCGAGACCGTCGCCGTCCACCGGGGCGACGGCCTGGGTATCGCCGCCCTGCGCAAGGCGGGCGTCCCACTGCTGATCCTCTCCACCGAACAGAACCCCGTCGTCGCCGCCCGCGCCCGCAAGCTCCAGGTCCCCGTCCTGCACGGCATCGACCGCAAGGACGAGGCGCTCAAGCAGTGGTGCGACGAGCAGAACATCGCCCCCGAGCGCGTGCTCTACGTCGGCAACGACGTCAACGACCTCGGCTGCTTCGCCCTCGCGGGCTGGCCCGTCGCGGTCGGCAGCGCCCACGACTCGGTGCGCGCGGCGGCGCGCGCCGTCACGACCACCCCCGGCGGCTACGGCGCCATCCGCGAGATCGCGGCCTGGCTGCTGGGCCCCACCCTCACCGCTGACATCACAGCCCCCACTGTCCCCACCAAGTAA
- a CDS encoding DUF6716 putative glycosyltransferase: MPPRTSNQADPADAPAEPRQALRVAVLADSDTRWKWGALTARRLTAEVAGDGRDARPVEVSGLLLRGRATPTPRQLAEVGEVGIDAGRVREVTAVEFLHTVRDEGYDVVVLALVGGGVQAMLHGLAALDLARRPVIVTGYVGVVYEKLADGLLLRHGADIVLANSAHDAERFRAVYEGVGADASAVTEAALPFLGGAPYSPEEGRDTVVFAAQPSVPASRADRTYLLRRLVEHARLHPRREVLLKLRSKPGEHTTHIEELPYQKLAQRLPGGLPPNFRLVYGHMGEVLDRTDLLVTVSSTAALESLHRRIPTAVLTDLGVREPLGNHHFVGSGLLTSWDRLDGGYRPRPDGEWLAGQGVAADGSYGTAYDTARAKVAELLAEGQLPPLAPYYTPTTAPGYLPGILARHHLAPDGTPLPGAAAPQEPGRVRGAVRETVRNAARGAYRHGVQRVAPVIRRMGEL, from the coding sequence GTGCCCCCACGTACCAGCAATCAGGCCGATCCGGCCGACGCCCCCGCCGAGCCCCGCCAGGCGCTGCGGGTCGCCGTCCTCGCCGACTCCGACACCCGGTGGAAATGGGGCGCGCTCACCGCGCGCCGCCTGACCGCCGAGGTGGCCGGGGACGGGCGGGACGCGCGCCCCGTCGAGGTCAGCGGGCTGCTGCTGCGCGGCCGGGCCACCCCGACGCCCCGTCAGCTCGCGGAGGTCGGTGAGGTCGGGATCGACGCCGGGCGGGTCCGTGAGGTCACCGCCGTCGAGTTCCTGCACACCGTGCGCGACGAGGGGTACGACGTGGTCGTCCTCGCCCTCGTCGGCGGCGGCGTCCAGGCGATGCTGCACGGACTGGCCGCGCTCGACCTCGCCCGCAGGCCCGTCATCGTCACCGGGTACGTCGGGGTCGTCTACGAGAAGCTGGCCGACGGGCTCCTCCTCCGCCACGGCGCGGACATCGTCCTCGCCAACTCGGCGCACGACGCGGAGCGTTTCCGGGCGGTGTACGAGGGAGTGGGCGCCGACGCCTCGGCGGTCACCGAAGCCGCGCTGCCCTTCCTGGGCGGAGCCCCGTACAGCCCCGAAGAGGGCCGCGACACCGTGGTGTTCGCCGCGCAGCCCTCCGTACCGGCCTCCCGCGCCGACCGTACGTACCTCCTCCGCCGGCTCGTCGAGCACGCCCGGCTGCACCCCCGCCGCGAGGTGCTGCTGAAGCTGCGCTCCAAGCCCGGTGAGCACACCACGCACATCGAGGAACTCCCGTACCAGAAGCTCGCCCAGAGGCTGCCCGGCGGGCTGCCGCCCAACTTCCGTCTGGTGTACGGGCACATGGGCGAGGTCCTGGACCGCACCGACCTCCTGGTCACCGTCTCCTCCACCGCCGCCCTGGAGTCCCTGCACCGCCGCATCCCGACCGCCGTCCTCACCGACCTCGGCGTACGCGAACCCCTCGGCAACCACCACTTCGTCGGCTCCGGGCTCCTCACCTCCTGGGACCGGCTCGACGGCGGATACCGCCCGCGCCCGGACGGGGAGTGGCTGGCCGGCCAGGGCGTCGCCGCCGACGGTTCGTACGGCACCGCCTACGACACCGCCCGCGCCAAGGTGGCCGAGCTGCTGGCGGAGGGCCAACTCCCGCCGCTGGCCCCGTACTACACGCCCACCACCGCCCCCGGCTACCTCCCCGGCATCCTCGCCCGCCACCACCTGGCCCCCGACGGCACGCCCCTGCCCGGCGCCGCCGCACCGCAGGAGCCCGGCCGGGTCCGGGGCGCGGTGCGGGAGACCGTACGCAACGCGGCGCGCGGCGCCTACCGGCACGGCGTCCAGCGCGTCGCCCCGGTGATCCGCCGGATGGGGGAGCTGTGA